In a genomic window of Gambusia affinis linkage group LG04, SWU_Gaff_1.0, whole genome shotgun sequence:
- the kif16ba gene encoding kinesin-like protein KIF16B isoform X7 — translation MASVRVAVRVRPMNRREKELEAKCIIRMEGSKTSITNLKVLEGVVGDSMRERIRTFTYDFSYDSTDGRSRAFVSQETVFGDLGSDVLKAAFEGYNACVFAYGQTGSGKSYTMMGVPGDAGLIPRICEGLFSRIADASRRDEASFRIEVSYLEIYNERVRDLLRRKSSHIYNLRVREHPKDGPYVEDLSKHLVQNYSDVEELMEAGNINRTTASTGMNDVSSRSHAIFTINFTQAKFDAEMPSETVSKIHLVDLAGSERADATGATGARLKEGGNINKSLVTLGNVISALADMAPDGGNANQKKKTVFVPYRDSVLTWLLKDSLGGNAKTIMIATISPADVNYGETLSTLRYANRAKNIINKPTVNEDSNVRLIRELRAEIARLKALLLQGNQIALLDSPTALSMEEKLHQNEARVLELTKEWTNKWNETQNILKEETLALRKEGIGVVLDSELPHLIGIDDDLLSTGIILYHLKEGRTYVGREDASGEQDIILHGLELESEHCVFENHSGTVTLVPLGGAQCSVNGVLVAAPVQLNQGAVILLGRTNMFRFNHPKEAAKLREKRKSGLLSSFSLSMTDLSKSCENLSTVMLYNPGLEFERQQREELEKLEMKRRLIKEMEEKQLSEKAELERLQQEVESQRKESQEVQQRILRQEESLRRRSQDIESRLRDFLAEKERFEEERRSEVQEVALQRRKLQQEEEREVEEQTEICRELQRLQREREEQQVRLEAERRRLEEQEREQLSLVARLEEQLREAQEAAAVLLAREDARRLEEERRVLAEIREALLRAKEAAERTDGEDAAKEARSVQKQYLAFKEAQVDELRRLQEALQQQRELLQEEVTAERSSLQQLARSLKEHQQRAPQDVGGQEETLLRQAQHRLHFKELQLANMAAGVLPALLEEQQRAQEVLQRHGDVAPAGLDNTLFQVEKELEETQDKLHLHWHGAQQLQQLQESCEFTANVARQEEKVRRKEREILAWREAQQQEALEQAVARLERRHAALRPDRPDHRRVEQEIQELRRHISESENQNRAQSVSTEEKMGHSSSPVGHMQSLNPLLPLSDDRINAYIEEEVQRRLRKMNFLNGGGVDLSVSCDSLREEEKLQNINPRRLKYEHLMSRPAGTLCAAAKEPVRVSIPRYVLRGQGKDEHFEFEVKVSVMDDSWTVFRRYSRFREMHRSLKSKYPELAALEFPPKKLFGNRDERMVSERRSQLERYLRNLFRVMLSCSGSPLRPDEDGVFRLSKFNICEFSPFFKKGVFESSSHGTG, via the exons ATGGCGTCTGTCCGGGTGGCTGTGCGGGTCAGGCCGATGAACAGGCG GGAGAAAGAACTGGAGGCCAAATGCATCATCAGGATGGAGGGAAGCAAGACCAGCATCACCAACCTGAAG GTCCTGGAGGGCGTGGTCGGCGACTCGATGAGGGAACGGATCAGAACATTCACCTACGACTTCTCCTACGACTCGACGGATGGACGGAGCCGCGCCTTCGTCTCCCAGGAAACG GTGTTCGGTGACCTGGGCTCCGACGTGCTGAAGGCGGCCTTCGAGGGATACAACGCCTGCGTGTTCGCCTACGGACAGACCGGATCCGGGAAGTCCTACACCATGATGGGCGTCCCA GGCGACGCTGGTCTGATCCCCAGGATCTGCGAGGGTCTGTTCAGTCGGATCGCTGACGCGTCGCGGCGAGACGAAGCTTCGTTCCGCATCGAGGTCAG CTACCTGGAGATCTACAACGAGCGAGTCAGAGACCTGCTGAGGAGGAAGTCCAGCCACATCTACAACCTGCGGGTCCGCGAGCATCCCAAGGACGGGCCGTACGTGGAAG ACCTGTCCAAACACCTGGTGCAGAACTACAGCGACGTGGAGGAGCTGATGGAGGCGGGGAACATCAACCGCACCACCGCCAGCACCGGCATGAACGACGTCAGCAGCCGCTCCCACGCCATCTTCACCATCAACTTCACACAG GCCAAGTTTGACGCAGAGATGCCGAGCGAGACGGTGAGTAAGATCCACCTGGTGGACCTGGCTGGCAGCGAACGCGCCGACGCCACTGGCGCCACTGGCGCCCGGCTGAAGGAGGGCGGGAACATCAACAAGTCGCTGGTCACGCTGGGAAACGTCATCTCCGCTCTGG CCGACATGGCGCCGGACGGCGGGAACGccaaccagaagaagaagacggtTTTCGTCCCCTACAGAGACTCGGTGCTGACCTGGCTGCTGAAGGACAGCCTGGGCGGGAACGCCAAGACCATCATGATCGCAA CCATCTCCCCCGCCGACGTGAACTACGGCGAGACGCTCAGCACTCTGCGCTACGCCAACCGAGCCAAGAACATCATCAACAAACCCACCGTCAACGAGGACTCCAACGTCCGGCTGATCAGGGAGCTGCGGGCGGAGATCGCCCGGCTCAAggcgctgctgctgcagggaaACCAG ATCGCTCTGCTGGACTCGCCCACGGCTCTGAGCATGGAGGAGAAGCTGCACCAGAACGAGGCCCGG GTTCTGGAGCTGACCAAAGAGTGGACCAACAAATGGAACGAGACGCAGAACATCCTGAAG GAGGAGACGCTGGCTCTGAGGAAGGAGGGCATCGGCGTGGTTCTGGACTCGGAGCTGCCTCACCTCATCGGCATCGACGACGACCTGCTCAGCACCGGCATCATCCTCTATCACCTGAAG GAGGGACGGACGTACGTGGGCCGGGAGGACGCGTCCGGCGAACAGGACATCA TTCTGCACGGCCTGGAACTGGAGAGCGAGCACTGTGTGTTTGAGAACCACAGCGGAACGGTTACGCTGGTGCCGCTCGGCGGGGCTCAGTGTTCGGTCAACGGGGTTCTAGTGGCGGCGCCGGTCCAGCTCAACCAGG GAGCCGTTATTCTGTTGGGCCGGACCAACATGTTTCGCTTCAACCATCCGAAGGAAGCGGCCAAGCTCAGGGAGAAAAGGAAG AGTGGCCTCCTGTCCTCGTTCAGCCTGTCCATGACGGACCTGTCCAAGTCCTGTGAGAACCTGTCCACTGTGATGCTCTACAACCCGGG GCTAGAATTCgagaggcagcagagagaagagctggagaagctggagaTGAAAAG GAGGCTGATCaaggagatggaggagaagCAGCTGAGTGAGAAGGCGGAGCTGGAGCGCCTCCAGCAGGAGGTGGAGAGTCAGCGCAAGGAGTCACAGGAGGTGCAGCAACGGATCCTGCGACAGGAGGAGAGCCTGCGCCGCCGCAGCCAGGACATCGAGAGCCGCCTGCGGGACTTTCTCGCCGAGAAGGAGCGCTTCGAGGAGGAGCGGCGCTCCGAAGTCCAGGAGGTGGCACTGCAGcgcaggaagctgcagcaggaggaggagcgaGAGGTGGAGGAGCAGACGGAGATCTGCCGCGAGCTGCAGCGGCTGCAGAGGGAGCGTGAGGAGCAGCAGGTGCGCCTGGAGGCGGAGCGGCGGCGGCTGGAGGAGCAGGAGCGGGAACAGCTGAGTCTGGTCGCCCggctggaggagcagctgcgGGAGGCGCAGGAGGCGGCGGCAGTGCTGCTGGCCAGAGAGGATGCGCGGCGCTTGGAGGAGGAGCGGCGTGTGCTGGCGGAGATCAGGGAGGCGCTGCTGCGCGCCAAGGAGGCCGCCGAGCGCACGGACGGCGAGGACGCCGCTAAGGAGGCGCGCTCCGTCCAGAAACAGTACCTCGCCTTCAAGGAGGCCCAGGTGGATGAGCTGCGGCGGctgcaggaggcgctgcagcagcagagggaactgctgcaggaggaggtgacagcagagaggagctcGCTGCAGCAGCTCGCACGCAGCCTGAAGGaacaccagcagagggcgccgcagGATGTCGGCGGCCAGGAGGAGACGCTACTACGCCAGGCGCAGCACCGCCTGCACTTCAAGGAGCTGCAGCTGGCCAACATGGCCGCCGGCGTGCTGCCGGCGCTTCTGGAGGAGCAACAGCGGGCGCAGGAGGTGCTGCAGCGGCACGGTGACGTGGCGCCGGCTGGCCTGGACAACACGCTGTTCCAGGTggagaaggagctggaggagacgCAGGACAAGCTGCACCTCCACTGGCACGGcgcgcagcagctgcagcagctgcaggagagcTGCGAGTTCACGGCCAACGTGGCGCGGCAGGAGGAGAAGGTCCGCCGCAAGGAGAGGGAGATCCTGGCCTGGAGGGAGGCgcagcagcaggaggcgctgGAGCAGGCCGTGGCCCGGCTGGAGCGCCGCCACGCCGCCCTGAGGCCCGACCGGCCGGACCACCGCAG gGTGGAGCAGGAGATCCAGGAGCTGCGGCGGCACATCAGTGAGAGcgagaaccagaaccgggcccaGTCGGTCAGTACCGAGGAGAAGATGGGTCACAGCAGCTCCCCGGTCGGACACATGCAGAGTCTGAACCCGCTGCTGCCGCTGTCTGATGACAG GATCAACGCCTACATCGAGGAGGAAGTGCAGCGCCGGCTGAGGAAGATGAACTTCCTGAACGGCGGCGGCGTGGATCTGTCCGTGTCCTGCGACTCTCTCAGG gaagaggaaaaactgcagaacatAAATCCACGAAGGCTGAAGTATGAG CATCTGATGTCGCGCCCGGCCGGGACGCTCTGCGCCGCCGCCAAGGAGCCCGTCAGGGTGAGCATCCCGCGCTACGTCCTGCGCGGCCAGGGCAAAGACGAACACTTCGAGTTCGAGGTCAAG GTCTCGGTGATGGACGACAGCTGGACCGTGTTCAGACGCTACAGCCGCTTCAGAGAAATGCACAGGAGCCTGAAGTCCAAATATCCGGAG ctggCGGCTCTGGAGTTTCCTCCGAAGAAGCTGTTTGGGAACCGGGACGAGCGGATGGTATCGGAGCGCCGCAGCCAGCTGGAG CGGTACCTGAGGAACCTGTTTCGGGTCATGCTGTCCTGCTCCGGTTCTCCTCTCAGACCCGATGAGGACGGCGTTTTCCGCCTGTCCAAGTTCAACATCTGTGAGTTTTCTCCGTTCTTCAAGAAAGGCGTCTTCGAGTCCAGCAGCCACGGAACCGGCTGA
- the kif16ba gene encoding kinesin-like protein KIF16B isoform X1, with the protein MASVRVAVRVRPMNRREKELEAKCIIRMEGSKTSITNLKVLEGVVGDSMRERIRTFTYDFSYDSTDGRSRAFVSQETVFGDLGSDVLKAAFEGYNACVFAYGQTGSGKSYTMMGVPGDAGLIPRICEGLFSRIADASRRDEASFRIEVSYLEIYNERVRDLLRRKSSHIYNLRVREHPKDGPYVEDLSKHLVQNYSDVEELMEAGNINRTTASTGMNDVSSRSHAIFTINFTQAKFDAEMPSETVSKIHLVDLAGSERADATGATGARLKEGGNINKSLVTLGNVISALADMAPDGGNANQKKKTVFVPYRDSVLTWLLKDSLGGNAKTIMIATISPADVNYGETLSTLRYANRAKNIINKPTVNEDSNVRLIRELRAEIARLKALLLQGNQIALLDSPTALSMEEKLHQNEARVLELTKEWTNKWNETQNILKEETLALRKEGIGVVLDSELPHLIGIDDDLLSTGIILYHLKEGRTYVGREDASGEQDIILHGLELESEHCVFENHSGTVTLVPLGGAQCSVNGVLVAAPVQLNQGAVILLGRTNMFRFNHPKEAAKLREKRKSGLLSSFSLSMTDLSKSCENLSTVMLYNPGLFTQKGPVFLRLEFERQQREELEKLEMKRRLIKEMEEKQLSEKAELERLQQEVESQRKESQEVQQRILRQEESLRRRSQDIESRLRDFLAEKERFEEERRSEVQEVALQRRKLQQEEEREVEEQTEICRELQRLQREREEQQVRLEAERRRLEEQEREQLSLVARLEEQLREAQEAAAVLLAREDARRLEEERRVLAEIREALLRAKEAAERTDGEDAAKEARSVQKQYLAFKEAQVDELRRLQEALQQQRELLQEEVTAERSSLQQLARSLKEHQQRAPQDVGGQEETLLRQAQHRLHFKELQLANMAAGVLPALLEEQQRAQEVLQRHGDVAPAGLDNTLFQVEKELEETQDKLHLHWHGAQQLQQLQESCEFTANVARQEEKVRRKEREILAWREAQQQEALEQAVARLERRHAALRPDRPDHRRVEQEIQELRRHISESENQNRAQSVSTEEKMGHSSSPVGHMQSLNPLLPLSDDRINAYIEEEVQRRLRKMNFLNGGGVDLSVSCDSLRDEEEVSDCSSVRLTDEEEEKLQNINPRRLKYENACWPNLLEPEREKRLESSDKLLIEKDLDKEKWWEGEVNVLGRKQFRAVCGPDCCYKATDQLSGTKNMTASDVAPGRDALRRRQGARQGEHPALRPARPGQRRTLRVRGQGLGDGRQLDRVQTLQPLQRNAQEPEVQISGGEPPEPDPLVLVLMKRLSRTEPDRSSGSVLMVFVFQLAALEFPPKKLFGNRDERMVSERRSQLERYLRNLFRVMLSCSGSPLRPDEDGVFRLSKFNICEFSPFFKKGVFESSSHGTG; encoded by the exons ATGGCGTCTGTCCGGGTGGCTGTGCGGGTCAGGCCGATGAACAGGCG GGAGAAAGAACTGGAGGCCAAATGCATCATCAGGATGGAGGGAAGCAAGACCAGCATCACCAACCTGAAG GTCCTGGAGGGCGTGGTCGGCGACTCGATGAGGGAACGGATCAGAACATTCACCTACGACTTCTCCTACGACTCGACGGATGGACGGAGCCGCGCCTTCGTCTCCCAGGAAACG GTGTTCGGTGACCTGGGCTCCGACGTGCTGAAGGCGGCCTTCGAGGGATACAACGCCTGCGTGTTCGCCTACGGACAGACCGGATCCGGGAAGTCCTACACCATGATGGGCGTCCCA GGCGACGCTGGTCTGATCCCCAGGATCTGCGAGGGTCTGTTCAGTCGGATCGCTGACGCGTCGCGGCGAGACGAAGCTTCGTTCCGCATCGAGGTCAG CTACCTGGAGATCTACAACGAGCGAGTCAGAGACCTGCTGAGGAGGAAGTCCAGCCACATCTACAACCTGCGGGTCCGCGAGCATCCCAAGGACGGGCCGTACGTGGAAG ACCTGTCCAAACACCTGGTGCAGAACTACAGCGACGTGGAGGAGCTGATGGAGGCGGGGAACATCAACCGCACCACCGCCAGCACCGGCATGAACGACGTCAGCAGCCGCTCCCACGCCATCTTCACCATCAACTTCACACAG GCCAAGTTTGACGCAGAGATGCCGAGCGAGACGGTGAGTAAGATCCACCTGGTGGACCTGGCTGGCAGCGAACGCGCCGACGCCACTGGCGCCACTGGCGCCCGGCTGAAGGAGGGCGGGAACATCAACAAGTCGCTGGTCACGCTGGGAAACGTCATCTCCGCTCTGG CCGACATGGCGCCGGACGGCGGGAACGccaaccagaagaagaagacggtTTTCGTCCCCTACAGAGACTCGGTGCTGACCTGGCTGCTGAAGGACAGCCTGGGCGGGAACGCCAAGACCATCATGATCGCAA CCATCTCCCCCGCCGACGTGAACTACGGCGAGACGCTCAGCACTCTGCGCTACGCCAACCGAGCCAAGAACATCATCAACAAACCCACCGTCAACGAGGACTCCAACGTCCGGCTGATCAGGGAGCTGCGGGCGGAGATCGCCCGGCTCAAggcgctgctgctgcagggaaACCAG ATCGCTCTGCTGGACTCGCCCACGGCTCTGAGCATGGAGGAGAAGCTGCACCAGAACGAGGCCCGG GTTCTGGAGCTGACCAAAGAGTGGACCAACAAATGGAACGAGACGCAGAACATCCTGAAG GAGGAGACGCTGGCTCTGAGGAAGGAGGGCATCGGCGTGGTTCTGGACTCGGAGCTGCCTCACCTCATCGGCATCGACGACGACCTGCTCAGCACCGGCATCATCCTCTATCACCTGAAG GAGGGACGGACGTACGTGGGCCGGGAGGACGCGTCCGGCGAACAGGACATCA TTCTGCACGGCCTGGAACTGGAGAGCGAGCACTGTGTGTTTGAGAACCACAGCGGAACGGTTACGCTGGTGCCGCTCGGCGGGGCTCAGTGTTCGGTCAACGGGGTTCTAGTGGCGGCGCCGGTCCAGCTCAACCAGG GAGCCGTTATTCTGTTGGGCCGGACCAACATGTTTCGCTTCAACCATCCGAAGGAAGCGGCCAAGCTCAGGGAGAAAAGGAAG AGTGGCCTCCTGTCCTCGTTCAGCCTGTCCATGACGGACCTGTCCAAGTCCTGTGAGAACCTGTCCACTGTGATGCTCTACAACCCGGG TCTCTTCACTCAGAAGGGCCCCGTCTTCCTCAG GCTAGAATTCgagaggcagcagagagaagagctggagaagctggagaTGAAAAG GAGGCTGATCaaggagatggaggagaagCAGCTGAGTGAGAAGGCGGAGCTGGAGCGCCTCCAGCAGGAGGTGGAGAGTCAGCGCAAGGAGTCACAGGAGGTGCAGCAACGGATCCTGCGACAGGAGGAGAGCCTGCGCCGCCGCAGCCAGGACATCGAGAGCCGCCTGCGGGACTTTCTCGCCGAGAAGGAGCGCTTCGAGGAGGAGCGGCGCTCCGAAGTCCAGGAGGTGGCACTGCAGcgcaggaagctgcagcaggaggaggagcgaGAGGTGGAGGAGCAGACGGAGATCTGCCGCGAGCTGCAGCGGCTGCAGAGGGAGCGTGAGGAGCAGCAGGTGCGCCTGGAGGCGGAGCGGCGGCGGCTGGAGGAGCAGGAGCGGGAACAGCTGAGTCTGGTCGCCCggctggaggagcagctgcgGGAGGCGCAGGAGGCGGCGGCAGTGCTGCTGGCCAGAGAGGATGCGCGGCGCTTGGAGGAGGAGCGGCGTGTGCTGGCGGAGATCAGGGAGGCGCTGCTGCGCGCCAAGGAGGCCGCCGAGCGCACGGACGGCGAGGACGCCGCTAAGGAGGCGCGCTCCGTCCAGAAACAGTACCTCGCCTTCAAGGAGGCCCAGGTGGATGAGCTGCGGCGGctgcaggaggcgctgcagcagcagagggaactgctgcaggaggaggtgacagcagagaggagctcGCTGCAGCAGCTCGCACGCAGCCTGAAGGaacaccagcagagggcgccgcagGATGTCGGCGGCCAGGAGGAGACGCTACTACGCCAGGCGCAGCACCGCCTGCACTTCAAGGAGCTGCAGCTGGCCAACATGGCCGCCGGCGTGCTGCCGGCGCTTCTGGAGGAGCAACAGCGGGCGCAGGAGGTGCTGCAGCGGCACGGTGACGTGGCGCCGGCTGGCCTGGACAACACGCTGTTCCAGGTggagaaggagctggaggagacgCAGGACAAGCTGCACCTCCACTGGCACGGcgcgcagcagctgcagcagctgcaggagagcTGCGAGTTCACGGCCAACGTGGCGCGGCAGGAGGAGAAGGTCCGCCGCAAGGAGAGGGAGATCCTGGCCTGGAGGGAGGCgcagcagcaggaggcgctgGAGCAGGCCGTGGCCCGGCTGGAGCGCCGCCACGCCGCCCTGAGGCCCGACCGGCCGGACCACCGCAG gGTGGAGCAGGAGATCCAGGAGCTGCGGCGGCACATCAGTGAGAGcgagaaccagaaccgggcccaGTCGGTCAGTACCGAGGAGAAGATGGGTCACAGCAGCTCCCCGGTCGGACACATGCAGAGTCTGAACCCGCTGCTGCCGCTGTCTGATGACAG GATCAACGCCTACATCGAGGAGGAAGTGCAGCGCCGGCTGAGGAAGATGAACTTCCTGAACGGCGGCGGCGTGGATCTGTCCGTGTCCTGCGACTCTCTCAGG GACGAGGAGGAAGTTAGCGACTGTAGCTCTGTTAGGCTAACAGACGAG gaagaggaaaaactgcagaacatAAATCCACGAAGGCTGAAGTATGAG AACGCCTGCTGGCCTAACCTCCTGGAGCCTGAGAGAGAAAAACGGCTGGAATCCTCTGATAAACTCCTGATCGAAAAAGATCTGGACAAGGAAAAATGGTGGGAAGGAGAAGTAAACGTTCTTGGAAGGAAGCAGTTCCGAGCTGTTTGTGGCCCTGATTGTTGCTACAAAGCGACCGACCAACTGAGTGGAACCAAGAACATGACCG CATCTGATGTCGCGCCCGGCCGGGACGCTCTGCGCCGCCGCCAAGGAGCCCGTCAGGGTGAGCATCCCGCGCTACGTCCTGCGCGGCCAGGGCAAAGACGAACACTTCGAGTTCGAGGTCAAG GTCTCGGTGATGGACGACAGCTGGACCGTGTTCAGACGCTACAGCCGCTTCAGAGAAATGCACAGGAGCCTGAAGTCCAAATATCCGGAGGTGAGCCGCCAGAACCTGAcccgttggttctggttctgatgaaacGGTTGTCCAGAACCGAGCCTGATcgtagttctggttctgttctgatggtctttgttttccagctggCGGCTCTGGAGTTTCCTCCGAAGAAGCTGTTTGGGAACCGGGACGAGCGGATGGTATCGGAGCGCCGCAGCCAGCTGGAG CGGTACCTGAGGAACCTGTTTCGGGTCATGCTGTCCTGCTCCGGTTCTCCTCTCAGACCCGATGAGGACGGCGTTTTCCGCCTGTCCAAGTTCAACATCTGTGAGTTTTCTCCGTTCTTCAAGAAAGGCGTCTTCGAGTCCAGCAGCCACGGAACCGGCTGA